In the genome of uncultured Paludibaculum sp., the window CAGTTCAACGAATGGCTGGGCCGGTTGGCGCAGGCGGCGAACGTCGACATCACCGGCCTGCCGACCTTCCTCGATGCGCTGAAGCAGCGCCACGACTTTTTCCACTCCATGGGTGGCCGCCTCAGTGACCATGGCATCAATGCCGCCTTTGCGGAGCCGTGTACGCAGGGCGAGGCCGCCGAGATCTTCCACCGGGCGCGGGCCTGTGTGGCCTCATCGCCGGCCGACCAGGCAAAGTGGTCCTCGTTCCTCATGCTCTTCTTCGGGCGTCTGGACGCCGAGAAGGGCTGGACCAAGCAACTGCACCTCATGGCCCGCCGCAGCAACAATACCCGCCTGTTCGGGAAACTCGGGCCGGACACCGGCTTCGACTCCATCGGCGACTGGCCGCAGATGGACGCCCTGGCCACATACCTCGACACGCTGGACCAGGAGAACGCGCTGCCCAAGACGATCCTCTACAACCTGAATCCGTCGTGGAACTACGCGTTCGCGACCATGATCGGCAACTTCCAGGACGGCTCGATTGCGGGCAAGATGCAGTTCGGCAGCGGCTGGTGGTTCCTCGATCAGAAAGAGGCCATGGAGTGGCAGATCAATGCGCTCTCCAATTGCGGCCTGCTGTCGCGTTTTGTGGGCATGCTGACGGATTCCCGCAGCTTCATGTCCTACCCGCGCCACGAGTATTTCCGGCGTACCCTCTGCAATCTGCTGGGCGATGACATGGAGAAAGGGCTGCTACCCGACAGCTTCGAATTCGTCGGCGGCATGGCACGCAACATCTGCTTCGCCAACGCCCGCGACTTCTTCGGCCTGGCTCTCTGACCGGTCGCTTGGCACCCGCCGCGGAAGGTGGCACTATGGAACGGATCAGGGAGGTGAACCGATGTTCGGCCGACGACCGTTTCTTGGAGTGCTCAGCAGCTTGCCTTTCGCGCCGGGACTGAAGGCGGCTGCGAAGAAACGAGACGTGATCAGCGAGCTGGGGGTGCGCACATTTATCAACGCGGCGGGCACCTACACGGCCCTGACGGCCTCGTTGATGGCGCCGGAGACGATGGACGCGATGCGCAGCGCGTCGCGCCAATATGTGAACCTCATCGACCTACAGGATGCCGTCGGCAAGCGCAT includes:
- the uxaC gene encoding glucuronate isomerase — its product is MSFIHEDFLLSSPSARKLYHEYAQDQPILDYHCHLPPRDVANNRQFANLFEIWLEGDHYKWRAMRADGVPENPVTGDASPKDKFLAWAKTVPATLRNPLYHWTHLELKRYFGIDELLDASNAERVWARANEQLATDDLRAWGILNRFQVKAVCTTDDPTDDLADHKAIAASGLATKVYPTFRPDRAMNVHQPVQFNEWLGRLAQAANVDITGLPTFLDALKQRHDFFHSMGGRLSDHGINAAFAEPCTQGEAAEIFHRARACVASSPADQAKWSSFLMLFFGRLDAEKGWTKQLHLMARRSNNTRLFGKLGPDTGFDSIGDWPQMDALATYLDTLDQENALPKTILYNLNPSWNYAFATMIGNFQDGSIAGKMQFGSGWWFLDQKEAMEWQINALSNCGLLSRFVGMLTDSRSFMSYPRHEYFRRTLCNLLGDDMEKGLLPDSFEFVGGMARNICFANARDFFGLAL